A stretch of Halichondria panicea chromosome 1, odHalPani1.1, whole genome shotgun sequence DNA encodes these proteins:
- the LOC135334111 gene encoding restin homolog isoform X1, whose translation MVDERADTRLLTLEAHKVPDLESEVEELKKKLEDIEQDTARQYQETQMSQVMEISQKEENLRKLSSEMELLREENASLSSRLQSPTTSDPTLDTDSYQILLQDSGDKDQNVRQLKRLVEEKQMLLEVKAQELQAKSQNMEAENAKQMEEINKLKVLNTKLRDRVVSLATPIDSQAAGASADTTETEVLQQGGAQLEKETDSKKRLKKAGRIKMEQKSEIKKLEQQITDLEPRQKIKATDSDGRLTRAISKIQTLEDTIKELEEQIERGQPMSSGNGGDGNKSAEGRSVIDKQQQQKIRDLEQQIHDLKVGQESMYQAMDDNQAAVDKMSKDQRGLLEHSKSQSKNIVELKDELKFLQESKNEIEASLRRQQDERKTLDFVHKKVISDKAKLEQRVTQLLQRQRDSNSSADRLTKMEADLGRIRAERNELKQVVTELSQKSAHLKEVEVLQCQQKSIAQTAVIENQQKIRRSVIDKQQQQKICDLEQQIHDLKVGQESMYQAMDDNQAAVDKRSKDYQGLLEYSKSQSKKILELKDELKSLQESKNEIEATLSRKQEERKMLSSQYKKVIDDKAKLEQQVTQLLEHHCDSNSSANQITKMEADLARIRTERNELRQIVPELSQKSAHLKEVEVLQCQQKSIAQTAVIENQQKIRRSVIDKQQQQKICDLEQQIHDLKVGQESMYQAMDDNQAAVDKRSKDYQGLLEYSKSQSKKILELKDELKSLQESKNEIEATLSRKQEERKTLSSQYKKVIDDKAKLEQQVTQLLEHHCDSNSSANQITKMEADLARIRTERNELRQIVPELSQKSAHLKEVEVLQCQQKSIAQTAVIENQQKELNDLKREASGLKDALTKQHTELQQVTRQRNELMGDLEAYKQMISQKEENLRKLSSEMELLREEIASLSSRLQSSTTSDPTLGTDSYQILLQDSTDKDQNVRQLKRLVEEKRMLLEVKTQELQAKSQSMEVENVKKWTNSRF comes from the exons ATGGTTGATGAGAGAGCTGACACAAGACTATTGACCCTTGAAGCCCACAAGGTGCCTGATCTTGAGAGTGAAGTGGAGGAACTAAAGAAGAAGTTGGAAGATATCGAGCAGGATACTGCAAGGCAGTACCAAGAGACACAGATGAGTCAAGTTATGGAG ATCAGTCAAAAAGAGGAAAACCTACGCAAGCTGAGCTCAGAGATGGAGCTTCTCAGAGAAGAAAATGCTTCATTGTCGTCTCGTCTCCAATCACCAACGACCTCTGACCCCACACTCGATACTGACTCATACCAGATTTTGTTGCAAGATTCAGGTGACAAAGATCAGAACGTACGACAATTGAAGAGATTAGTTGAAGAGAAACAGATGCTACTGGAAGTGAAAGCACAAGAACTTCAGGCAAAGTCACAAAATATGGAGGCTGAAAATGCTAAACAAATGGAAGAAATTAACAAGCTCAAGGTTCTAAATACGAAATTACGAGACCGTGTTGTTAGTCTTGCCACTCCTATTGACAGCCAAGCAGCAGGAGCTAGTGCAGACACTACTGAAACAGAGGTGCTTCAGCAAGGTGGAGCTCAGTTGGAGAAGGAGACCGATTCTAAAAAGAGGCTGAAAAAAGCAGGGCGTATAAAAATGGAGCAGAAATCAGAAATCAAGAAACTTGAGCAGCAAATTACAGACCTTGAACCTAGACAGAAAATAAAAGCCACTGACAGTGATGGAAGATTGACAAGAGCAATATCAAAAATTCAAACGTTAGAAGACACGATAAAAGAACTCGAGGAACAGATTGAACGTGGACAGCCAATGTCATCTGGAAATGGTGGTGATGGAAACAAATCAGCCGAGGGAAGATCAGTGATTGATAAGCAGCAGCAACAAAAGATCCGCGATCTTGAGCAGCAGATTCACGACTTGAAAGTTGGGCAGGAGAGTATGTACCAGGCAATGGATGACAATCAGGCAGCCGTGGATAAAATGTCCAAAGATCAACGTGGACTCTTGGAGCACTCAAAATCACAGAGCAAGAACATTGTGGAGCTGAAAGACGAACTTAAATTCTtgcag GAGTCAAAGAACGAGATAGAGGCCTCTCTAAGACGTCAACAAGACGAGAGAAAAACGTTGGACTTCGTGCACAAGAAAGTAATTTCCGACAAAGCTAAACTTGAGCAGCGAGTGACGCAACTACTACAGCGCCAACGTGACTCGAACTCTTCTGCAGATCGACTAACCAAAATGGAGGCTGACCTCGGCAG GATAAGAGCTGAGAGGAATGAGCTAAAACAAGTTGTGACTGAGTTGTCCCAGAAGAGTGCTCATCTAAAGGAGGTGGAGGTGTTACAGTGTCAGCAGAAATCTATCGCTCAAACTGCTGTTATAGAAAATCAGCAAAAA ATCAGAAGATCAGTGATTGATAAGCAGCAGCAACAAAAGATTTGCGATCTTGAGCAGCAGATTCACGACTTGAAAGTTGGGCAGGAGAGTATGTACCAGGCAATGGATGACAATCAGGCAGCCGTGGATAAAAGGTCGAAAGATTACCAAGGACTCTTGGAATACTCAAAATCTCAGAGCAAGAAAATTTTGGAGCTGAAAGACGAACTCAAATCCTtgcag GAGTCTAAGAATGAGATAGAGGCCACTCTAAGCCGTAAACAAGAGGAGAGAAAAATGTTGAGCTCTCAGTATAAGAAAGTAATTGACGACAAAGCTAAACTTGAGCAGCAAGTGACACAACTACTGGAGCACCACTGTGACTCGAACTCTTCTGCGAATCAAATAACCAAAATGGAGGCTGACCTCGCCAG GATAAGAACTGAGAGGAATGAGCTGAGACAAATTGTGCCTGAGTTGTCCCAGAAGAGTGCTCATCTAAAGGAGGTGGAGGTGTTACAGTGTCAGCAGAAATCTATCGCTCAAACTGCTGTTATAGAAAATCAGCAAAAA ATCAGAAGATCAGTGATTGATAAGCAGCAGCAACAAAAGATTTGCGATCTTGAGCAGCAGATTCACGACTTGAAAGTTGGGCAGGAGAGTATGTACCAGGCAATGGATGACAATCAGGCAGCCGTGGATAAAAGGTCGAAAGATTACCAAGGACTCTTGGAATACTCAAAATCTCAGAGCAAGAAAATTTTGGAGCTGAAAGACGAACTCAAATCCTtgcag GAGTCTAAGAATGAGATAGAGGCCACTCTAAGCCGTAAACAAGAGGAGAGAAAAACGTTGAGCTCTCAGTATAAGAAAGTAATTGACGACAAAGCTAAACTTGAGCAGCAAGTGACACAACTACTGGAGCACCACTGTGACTCGAACTCTTCTGCGAATCAAATAACCAAAATGGAGGCTGACCTCGCCAG GATAAGAACTGAGAGGAATGAGCTGAGACAAATTGTGCCTGAGTTGTCCCAGAAGAGTGCTCATCTAAAGGAGGTGGAGGTGTTACAGTGTCAGCAGAAATCTATCGCTCAAACTGCTGTTATAGAAAATCAGCAAAAA GAACTGAATGATCTGAAACGTGAAGCCTCCGGCCTGAAGGATGCCCTCACCAAGCAACACACAGAGCTCCAGCAAGTGACCAGACAAAGAAATGAACTCATGGGAGACCTAGAGGCTTACAAGCAAATG ATCAGTCAAAAGGAGGAAAACCTACGCAAGCTGAGTTCAGAGATGGAGCTTCTCAGAGAAGAAATTGCTTCATTGTCATCTCGTCTCCAATCATCAACGACCTCTGACCCCACACTCGGCACTGACTCATACCAGATTCTATTGCAAGATTCAACTGACAAAGATCAGAACGTACGACAATTGAAGAGATTAGTTGAAGAGAAACGGATGCTACTGGAAGTGAAAACACAAGAACTTCAGGCAAAGTCACAAAGTATGGAGGTTGAAAATGTAAAAAAATGGACAAACTCGAGATTCTAA
- the LOC135334111 gene encoding restin homolog isoform X2 has protein sequence MVDERADTRLLTLEAHKVPDLESEVEELKKKLEDIEQDTARQYQETQMSQVMEISQKEENLRKLSSEMELLREENASLSSRLQSPTTSDPTLDTDSYQILLQDSGDKDQNVRQLKRLVEEKQMLLEVKAQELQAKSQNMEAENAKQMEEINKLKVLNTKLRDRVVSLATPIDSQAAGASADTTETEVLQQGGAQLEKETDSKKRLKKAGRIKMEQKSEIKKLEQQITDLEPRQKIKATDSDGRLTRAISKIQTLEDTIKELEEQIERGQPMSSGNGGDGNKSAEGRSVIDKQQQQKIRDLEQQIHDLKVGQESMYQAMDDNQAAVDKMSKDQRGLLEHSKSQSKNIVELKDELKFLQESKNEIEASLRRQQDERKTLDFVHKKVISDKAKLEQRVTQLLQRQRDSNSSADRLTKMEADLGRIRAERNELKQVVTELSQKSAHLKEVEVLQCQQKSIAQTAVIENQQKIRRSVIDKQQQQKICDLEQQIHDLKVGQESMYQAMDDNQAAVDKRSKDYQGLLEYSKSQSKKILELKDELKSLQESKNEIEATLSRKQEERKMLSSQYKKVIDDKAKLEQQVTQLLEHHCDSNSSANQITKMEADLARIRTERNELRQIVPELSQKSAHLKEVEVLQCQQKSIAQTAVIENQQKIRRSVIDKQQQQKICDLEQQIHDLKVGQESMYQAMDDNQAAVDKRSKDYQGLLEYSKSQSKKILELKDELKSLQESKNEIEATLSRKQEERKTLSSQYKKVIDDKAKLEQQVTQLLEHHCDSNSSANQITKMEADLARIRTERNELRQIVPELSQKSAHLKEVEVLQCQQKSIAQTAVIENQQKIRRSVIDKQQQQKICDLEQQIHDLKVGQESMYQAMDDNQAAVDKRSKDYQGLLEYSKSQSKKILELKDELKSLQESKNEIEATLSRKQEERKTLSSQYKKVPYSAKFSRHLYFVDWPLKAISLHNVRGMTAYRKPRL, from the exons ATGGTTGATGAGAGAGCTGACACAAGACTATTGACCCTTGAAGCCCACAAGGTGCCTGATCTTGAGAGTGAAGTGGAGGAACTAAAGAAGAAGTTGGAAGATATCGAGCAGGATACTGCAAGGCAGTACCAAGAGACACAGATGAGTCAAGTTATGGAG ATCAGTCAAAAAGAGGAAAACCTACGCAAGCTGAGCTCAGAGATGGAGCTTCTCAGAGAAGAAAATGCTTCATTGTCGTCTCGTCTCCAATCACCAACGACCTCTGACCCCACACTCGATACTGACTCATACCAGATTTTGTTGCAAGATTCAGGTGACAAAGATCAGAACGTACGACAATTGAAGAGATTAGTTGAAGAGAAACAGATGCTACTGGAAGTGAAAGCACAAGAACTTCAGGCAAAGTCACAAAATATGGAGGCTGAAAATGCTAAACAAATGGAAGAAATTAACAAGCTCAAGGTTCTAAATACGAAATTACGAGACCGTGTTGTTAGTCTTGCCACTCCTATTGACAGCCAAGCAGCAGGAGCTAGTGCAGACACTACTGAAACAGAGGTGCTTCAGCAAGGTGGAGCTCAGTTGGAGAAGGAGACCGATTCTAAAAAGAGGCTGAAAAAAGCAGGGCGTATAAAAATGGAGCAGAAATCAGAAATCAAGAAACTTGAGCAGCAAATTACAGACCTTGAACCTAGACAGAAAATAAAAGCCACTGACAGTGATGGAAGATTGACAAGAGCAATATCAAAAATTCAAACGTTAGAAGACACGATAAAAGAACTCGAGGAACAGATTGAACGTGGACAGCCAATGTCATCTGGAAATGGTGGTGATGGAAACAAATCAGCCGAGGGAAGATCAGTGATTGATAAGCAGCAGCAACAAAAGATCCGCGATCTTGAGCAGCAGATTCACGACTTGAAAGTTGGGCAGGAGAGTATGTACCAGGCAATGGATGACAATCAGGCAGCCGTGGATAAAATGTCCAAAGATCAACGTGGACTCTTGGAGCACTCAAAATCACAGAGCAAGAACATTGTGGAGCTGAAAGACGAACTTAAATTCTtgcag GAGTCAAAGAACGAGATAGAGGCCTCTCTAAGACGTCAACAAGACGAGAGAAAAACGTTGGACTTCGTGCACAAGAAAGTAATTTCCGACAAAGCTAAACTTGAGCAGCGAGTGACGCAACTACTACAGCGCCAACGTGACTCGAACTCTTCTGCAGATCGACTAACCAAAATGGAGGCTGACCTCGGCAG GATAAGAGCTGAGAGGAATGAGCTAAAACAAGTTGTGACTGAGTTGTCCCAGAAGAGTGCTCATCTAAAGGAGGTGGAGGTGTTACAGTGTCAGCAGAAATCTATCGCTCAAACTGCTGTTATAGAAAATCAGCAAAAA ATCAGAAGATCAGTGATTGATAAGCAGCAGCAACAAAAGATTTGCGATCTTGAGCAGCAGATTCACGACTTGAAAGTTGGGCAGGAGAGTATGTACCAGGCAATGGATGACAATCAGGCAGCCGTGGATAAAAGGTCGAAAGATTACCAAGGACTCTTGGAATACTCAAAATCTCAGAGCAAGAAAATTTTGGAGCTGAAAGACGAACTCAAATCCTtgcag GAGTCTAAGAATGAGATAGAGGCCACTCTAAGCCGTAAACAAGAGGAGAGAAAAATGTTGAGCTCTCAGTATAAGAAAGTAATTGACGACAAAGCTAAACTTGAGCAGCAAGTGACACAACTACTGGAGCACCACTGTGACTCGAACTCTTCTGCGAATCAAATAACCAAAATGGAGGCTGACCTCGCCAG GATAAGAACTGAGAGGAATGAGCTGAGACAAATTGTGCCTGAGTTGTCCCAGAAGAGTGCTCATCTAAAGGAGGTGGAGGTGTTACAGTGTCAGCAGAAATCTATCGCTCAAACTGCTGTTATAGAAAATCAGCAAAAA ATCAGAAGATCAGTGATTGATAAGCAGCAGCAACAAAAGATTTGCGATCTTGAGCAGCAGATTCACGACTTGAAAGTTGGGCAGGAGAGTATGTACCAGGCAATGGATGACAATCAGGCAGCCGTGGATAAAAGGTCGAAAGATTACCAAGGACTCTTGGAATACTCAAAATCTCAGAGCAAGAAAATTTTGGAGCTGAAAGACGAACTCAAATCCTtgcag GAGTCTAAGAATGAGATAGAGGCCACTCTAAGCCGTAAACAAGAGGAGAGAAAAACGTTGAGCTCTCAGTATAAGAAAGTAATTGACGACAAAGCTAAACTTGAGCAGCAAGTGACACAACTACTGGAGCACCACTGTGACTCGAACTCTTCTGCGAATCAAATAACCAAAATGGAGGCTGACCTCGCCAG GATAAGAACTGAGAGGAATGAGCTGAGACAAATTGTGCCTGAGTTGTCCCAGAAGAGTGCTCATCTAAAGGAGGTGGAGGTGTTACAGTGTCAGCAGAAATCTATCGCTCAAACTGCTGTTATAGAAAATCAGCAAAAA ATCAGAAGATCAGTGATTGATAAGCAGCAGCAACAAAAGATTTGCGATCTTGAGCAGCAGATTCACGACTTGAAAGTTGGGCAGGAGAGTATGTACCAGGCAATGGATGACAATCAGGCAGCCGTGGATAAAAGGTCGAAAGATTACCAAGGACTCTTGGAATACTCAAAATCTCAGAGCAAGAAAATTTTGGAGCTGAAAGACGAACTCAAATCCTtgcag GAGTCTAAGAATGAGATAGAGGCCACTCTAAGCCGTAAACAAGAGGAGAGAAAAACGTTGAGCTCTCAGTATAAgaaagtaccgtatagcgcgaaattttcgaggcacttatatttcgtggattggcctctaaaagccatttcgttgcacaatgttcgcggaatgactgcttaccggaagccacgcctttaa
- the LOC135334131 gene encoding synaptonemal complex protein 1-like, with the protein MHADLDRIRTERNELRQRAGQLEELDKKYNNSQQKIIFQQALLENKQKELDDLRRDMPPLKVAIQKHRTDLIHISKQRDEAKSELDLSKQTMQIYEDDFRSEREDREKAHSKIAEMETRYVKKLESMTNELQTKARELQAAVTTHSELKARYDAEVTQLRFDLREKNNQIHHYGQKAQKLEEDIQAKTAQVTQYEKQVDQFKNQVETRKEQAQILQAQVESIVTQTDHLVKENKKLTYENQQLIGRLRQLEDIQSQCRRLQEQLDKRLQSIDDLTMKNTMLLSELEVLKKKGVVSLENIN; encoded by the exons ATGCACGCTGATCTGGACAG GATCCGGACTGAGAGAAATGAGTTGAGGCAAAGAGCTGGTCAACTGGAGGAGCTCGATAAAAAATACAACAACTctcagcagaaaattatatTTCAACAAGCTCTCCTGGAGAACAAACAgaag GAGTTGGATGATTTACGAAGAGATATGCCTCCTTTAAAGGTAGCCATCCAAAAGCACAGAACAGATTTGATTCACATTAGCAAGCAAAGAGACGAAGCTAAAAGTGAACTGGATTTGTCAAAGCAAaca atgCAAATCTACGAAGACGACTTTAGATCTGAGAGGGAAGACAGAGAAAAAGCTCACTCTAAAATAGCTGAGATGGAAACACGGTATGTTAAGAAACTCGAGTCAATGACCAATGAGCTCCAAACCAAAGCAAGAGAACTACAA gCTGCTGTGACAACTCACTCTGAACTGAAGGCTCGATATGATGCTGAGGTCACTCAACTAAGGTTTGACTTGAGGGAGAAGAATAATCAGATCCATCACTACGGCCAGAAAGCCCAAAAACTCGAG GAGGATATTCAGGCAAAGACGGCTCAAGTAACGCAGTACGAGAAACAAGTGGACCAGTTCAAAAACCAGGTGGAGACTAGGAAAGAACAGGCACAGATACTCCAAGCTCAG GTGGAATCAATCGTCACACAAACTGATCATTTAGTGAAAGAGAACAAGAAACTGACGTACGAGAACCAACAGCTGATTGGACGTCTACGTCAATTGGAGGATATCCAGAG TCAATGTCGTCGGTTACAGGAGCAGCTTGACAAGCGTCTGCAAAGTATCGATGACCTCACTATGAAGAATACG ATGCTATTGTCCGAGCTAGAGGTGCTCAAGAAAAAGGGTGTAGTCTCATTGGAGAATATTAATTGA